The following are encoded together in the Actinoplanes sp. N902-109 genome:
- a CDS encoding enoyl-CoA hydratase-related protein gives MALVRTVTAAGVTALTLDSPANRNALSSALMRELLDGLGTARTDPAVRAVVISHTGPVFCSGADLKETAETGDDGRVPAEMMADVLAAIWEFPKPVVARVGGPARAGGLGLIAAADLAVCTEEATFAFSEVRLGVVPAVISATVLPRLAPRAAAELYLTGDVFDGRRAAEIGLVTRAVPAAELEATVAAYCASLVRGGPAALAGTKELLRRTPAESIRADMAELSARSAGYFKSAEGREGVAAFRAKRPAAWVPVT, from the coding sequence ATGGCCTTGGTCCGCACCGTCACTGCCGCCGGCGTGACCGCCCTGACGCTCGACAGCCCCGCCAACCGCAACGCCCTCTCCTCCGCGCTGATGCGCGAGCTGCTCGACGGGCTGGGGACCGCCCGCACCGACCCGGCCGTGCGGGCCGTGGTGATCTCGCACACCGGGCCGGTGTTCTGCTCCGGCGCCGACCTCAAGGAGACCGCCGAGACCGGCGACGACGGCCGGGTGCCGGCCGAGATGATGGCCGACGTGCTCGCCGCGATCTGGGAATTCCCCAAGCCCGTCGTGGCCCGGGTGGGTGGTCCCGCCCGGGCGGGCGGGCTCGGCCTGATCGCCGCGGCCGACCTCGCCGTGTGTACGGAGGAAGCCACCTTCGCCTTCTCCGAGGTCCGGCTCGGGGTCGTCCCGGCGGTGATCAGCGCGACGGTGCTGCCCCGGCTGGCCCCGCGGGCGGCGGCCGAGCTGTACCTGACCGGTGACGTGTTCGACGGTCGCCGGGCCGCCGAGATCGGCCTGGTCACCCGGGCGGTCCCCGCCGCGGAGCTGGAAGCCACCGTCGCCGCCTACTGCGCGTCGCTGGTCCGGGGCGGGCCGGCGGCGCTGGCCGGGACGAAGGAGCTGCTCCGGCGTACCCCGGCCGAGTCGATCCGGGCCGACATGGCCGAGTTGTCCGCCCGGTCGGCGGGATACTTCAAGTCGGCCGAGGGCCGCGAGGGCGTGGCCGCGTTCCGGGCCAAGCGACCCGCGGCCTGGGTGCCGGTCACGTAA
- the hemW gene encoding radical SAM family heme chaperone HemW, translating into MAGALPEGEPVPRDGSLPASARVSGQFGVYVHVPFCASRCGYCDFNTYTATELGGGASRDEYADTVLQEVRFAGGIVDQRVQTVFFGGGTPTLLSPRDLGRILEGIDRTWGLAADAEITTEANPESVSPRTLAQLRTAGFNRISLGMQSASAGVLAILDRKHTAGRATQAATEAREAGFEHVNLDLIYGTPGETADDFAASLAAVIAAGVDHVSAYSLIVEDGTRIAARMRRGELPLPSDDVAADRYLAADRTLSAAGFSWYEVSNWATTPQAQCRHNRLYWTGGHWWGFGPGAHSHVDGVRWWNVKHPVPYAKRLAEGVSPGLGRELLTAEDRQVEDVMLRLRLAEGLPLTVADPVGAEKALVNGLLDPAAYERGRAVLTLQGRLLADAVVRDLLP; encoded by the coding sequence GTGGCTGGTGCTTTGCCTGAGGGGGAACCCGTGCCGCGCGACGGGTCGCTGCCGGCCTCCGCGCGGGTGTCCGGGCAGTTCGGCGTGTACGTGCACGTGCCGTTCTGCGCCTCACGGTGCGGTTACTGCGACTTCAACACGTACACCGCGACCGAACTCGGCGGTGGTGCGAGCCGCGACGAGTATGCCGACACGGTTCTGCAGGAAGTGCGCTTCGCCGGCGGCATCGTCGACCAACGGGTGCAGACGGTCTTCTTCGGCGGTGGCACGCCGACCCTGCTGTCGCCGCGTGATCTCGGCCGCATCCTGGAGGGCATCGACCGCACGTGGGGGCTGGCGGCCGACGCGGAGATCACCACGGAGGCCAACCCGGAATCGGTGAGCCCCCGCACACTGGCCCAGCTGCGGACGGCCGGGTTCAACCGGATCTCGCTCGGCATGCAGTCCGCGTCCGCCGGGGTGCTGGCCATCCTCGACCGCAAGCACACTGCGGGCCGGGCGACCCAGGCCGCGACGGAGGCCCGCGAGGCCGGGTTCGAGCACGTCAACCTCGACTTGATCTACGGTACGCCGGGGGAGACCGCCGATGACTTCGCCGCTTCGCTCGCCGCTGTCATCGCGGCCGGGGTCGACCATGTGAGCGCGTACTCGCTGATCGTCGAGGACGGCACCCGGATCGCCGCCCGGATGCGCCGCGGCGAACTGCCGTTGCCCTCCGACGACGTGGCCGCCGACCGTTACCTGGCCGCCGACCGGACCCTGAGCGCGGCGGGTTTCTCCTGGTACGAGGTGTCGAACTGGGCCACCACGCCGCAGGCGCAGTGCCGGCACAACCGGCTCTACTGGACCGGCGGCCACTGGTGGGGCTTCGGGCCGGGCGCGCACAGCCACGTCGACGGGGTGCGGTGGTGGAACGTCAAGCATCCCGTCCCGTACGCGAAACGGCTGGCCGAGGGGGTCTCACCGGGACTGGGCCGGGAGCTCCTGACGGCCGAGGACCGGCAGGTCGAGGACGTGATGTTGCGGTTGCGGCTGGCCGAGGGGCTGCCGCTGACCGTCGCCGATCCGGTCGGGGCGGAGAAGGCACTGGTCAACGGGCTGCTCGACCCCGCCGCCTACGAACGGGGCCGGGCAGTCCTCACGCTGCAGGGCCGGCTGCTGGCCGACGCGGTGGTGCGCGACCTGCTGCCGTGA
- a CDS encoding DUF4870 domain-containing protein, with amino-acid sequence MTEPPRPPGEPNPSDPTEPFNQYPPQPYGSTPPPPPPPPPSSGAGGYPPPSSGAGGYPPPSSGGPYGQPYGAGQPPGGGQPYGAPGYGYPPQGPPTGSNEDRTWILVAHFGGAAGAFLGSGCAGWIAPLVALLARGNQSPAVRAEAVKALNFQLLWTIIAIVGWILTCIVVGIVVVIAAWLVATIIGVIAGVKAANNEPYNYPMTVSIIK; translated from the coding sequence ATGACTGAACCGCCTCGTCCGCCCGGTGAGCCGAACCCTTCGGACCCCACCGAGCCGTTCAACCAATATCCCCCGCAGCCGTACGGCAGCACGCCCCCGCCGCCACCGCCTCCGCCCCCGTCGTCCGGGGCCGGTGGCTACCCGCCGCCCTCGTCCGGCGCCGGAGGCTACCCGCCGCCCTCGTCCGGTGGTCCTTACGGCCAGCCCTACGGCGCCGGTCAGCCGCCCGGGGGCGGTCAGCCCTACGGCGCCCCCGGCTACGGTTACCCGCCGCAGGGCCCGCCGACCGGCAGCAACGAGGACCGCACCTGGATCCTGGTCGCCCACTTCGGCGGCGCGGCCGGCGCGTTCCTCGGCAGTGGCTGCGCGGGCTGGATCGCCCCGCTGGTCGCGCTGCTGGCCCGGGGCAACCAGTCGCCGGCCGTGCGCGCCGAGGCGGTCAAGGCGCTGAACTTCCAGCTGCTCTGGACCATCATCGCGATCGTCGGCTGGATCCTGACCTGCATCGTGGTCGGCATCGTCGTGGTCATTGCCGCGTGGCTGGTCGCCACGATCATCGGGGTGATCGCGGGGGTGAAGGCGGCCAACAACGAGCCGTACAACTATCCGATGACGGTCTCGATCATCAAGTAG